In Opitutus sp., one genomic interval encodes:
- a CDS encoding transposase, translated as MKTGNKISSGVKLSSNESIVYSSGDFFSTPARSDFGDFLLELKRFWRSHPEIEVAMTADLDAHAMAEKRERRKDREFELAQTEALFAVPASGTAEKTQAEFLAAGRPRTPAVVVFITAMATGYLGSQYSACPRMVLLESASLRTLLDDLGYTLPAPNTVGPLINRLSESTLALIHRAQLADILAEGLDSFTDITLDSTAIKASSCWPTDSGIIYRLFERAYRMGGKLDQVGLNSLQDGFKDHWLEELRKSARAIALLGGGPRRAQKLRLLYDQFYQIACKLGGKLLTQVEAAEAEANVKLSKLRPSKRRIAEDLLDCIHGDVVAVITTIQQSIARVHDGVKTKSRERVLSLADRSAAFIEKGGREPVIGYKPQLARSRGGFVTALILDAGNVADCKQLVPLLIQNIANTGLVPASANVDDGYSSAEGLAQAYELKVAKVSISGAKGRALLGEELWNHQDYITLRAERSAIESLMFTLKFNHGFGRPGRRGLAAVRSELTLKILAHNFDRMILVRARKSQEKPLPLAA; from the coding sequence ATGAAAACAGGAAACAAAATAAGTAGCGGCGTTAAATTATCAAGTAACGAATCGATCGTTTATTCCTCCGGCGACTTCTTTTCCACCCCGGCGCGCAGTGATTTTGGTGATTTTTTATTGGAATTGAAGCGCTTTTGGCGGTCCCACCCCGAAATCGAAGTGGCCATGACCGCCGATCTCGACGCCCACGCCATGGCGGAAAAGCGCGAACGGCGGAAGGACCGGGAGTTCGAACTGGCGCAGACCGAGGCGTTGTTCGCCGTGCCGGCGTCAGGCACGGCGGAAAAAACGCAAGCCGAGTTCCTCGCCGCAGGGCGTCCGCGCACCCCCGCTGTTGTGGTTTTTATCACGGCCATGGCCACCGGTTACTTGGGGTCGCAATACAGTGCCTGCCCCCGGATGGTGCTGCTTGAATCGGCATCGTTGCGCACCTTGCTCGATGATTTGGGGTACACGCTGCCTGCACCTAATACCGTTGGCCCCCTGATAAATCGCCTGAGTGAGAGTACTCTCGCCCTGATCCACCGGGCCCAATTGGCCGATATTTTGGCCGAAGGGCTCGATTCGTTTACCGATATCACCCTGGACAGCACGGCGATCAAGGCATCCAGTTGCTGGCCAACAGACTCCGGTATCATTTACCGCCTCTTTGAGCGAGCCTACCGCATGGGCGGCAAGCTCGACCAGGTCGGGCTTAACTCGCTGCAGGATGGCTTCAAAGACCACTGGCTGGAGGAGTTGCGAAAGAGCGCCCGCGCCATCGCCCTGCTGGGTGGTGGTCCCCGCCGAGCCCAAAAACTCCGGCTGCTCTACGACCAGTTTTACCAAATCGCCTGCAAGTTGGGCGGCAAGTTGCTCACCCAAGTAGAAGCCGCAGAGGCCGAAGCAAATGTTAAACTGTCCAAGCTGCGGCCCTCCAAGCGCCGGATCGCGGAAGACCTACTGGACTGCATCCACGGGGACGTGGTCGCGGTGATTACGACGATCCAGCAAAGCATTGCGCGGGTGCATGATGGGGTGAAGACCAAGTCGAGGGAAAGGGTCCTCAGCCTGGCCGATCGCAGTGCTGCTTTTATTGAAAAAGGCGGGCGGGAACCGGTGATTGGCTACAAGCCGCAATTGGCCCGCAGCCGCGGCGGTTTTGTCACCGCGCTGATTCTCGACGCGGGCAACGTGGCTGATTGCAAGCAACTGGTGCCCCTGCTGATCCAGAATATCGCCAACACGGGCCTGGTGCCGGCGAGCGCGAACGTCGACGACGGCTACTCCAGCGCCGAAGGGCTGGCGCAGGCATACGAGCTGAAGGTGGCCAAGGTGAGCATCTCCGGCGCCAAGGGGCGCGCCTTGCTCGGCGAGGAACTGTGGAACCACCAGGATTATATCACGCTTCGCGCCGAGCGCAGCGCGATCGAGTCGCTGATGTTTACGCTCAAGTTCAACCACGGGTTCGGCCGGCCGGGTCGTCGCGGGTTGGCGGCGGTGCGCAGCGAACTGACCCTGAAGATCCTCGCGCACAACTTTGACCGGATGATTTTGGTGCGCGCGAGGAAGTCTCAGGAAAAGCCGCTGCCCTTGGCGGCCTGA
- a CDS encoding sugar phosphate isomerase/epimerase — MQTLFAKACWEVYSRPLNWFVGEVAAAKWQATEIYLANRPESTAEIRRLHRNANLSLIAQISTAGATPEQHLSSLYERYHHALESEPLFINCHTGRDTFSFEDNLKLFEAGVELSLREGVPLLHETHRGRALFTAPHCLAYLKAVPGLRLTADFSHLLCVHESNLSDQPEAVDAIIAASDHIHARVGFCEGPQLSDPRNPAYRDWVDLSVGFWTRIRERMAAEGREFMTVTPEFGPALYAPLEGLSDQPSADPWQSNHWMREELNRRWS, encoded by the coding sequence ATGCAAACGCTCTTCGCCAAAGCCTGCTGGGAAGTTTACAGCCGCCCTCTCAACTGGTTTGTCGGGGAGGTGGCCGCCGCCAAGTGGCAGGCCACGGAAATCTACTTGGCCAACCGCCCGGAATCGACTGCGGAAATCCGCCGTCTTCATCGCAACGCCAACCTCAGTCTCATCGCCCAAATTTCCACTGCGGGGGCAACTCCGGAACAACACCTTTCCTCTCTTTATGAGCGCTATCACCACGCCCTCGAATCCGAACCCCTTTTCATCAATTGCCACACCGGTCGCGACACTTTTTCCTTCGAAGACAATCTCAAGTTGTTCGAGGCAGGGGTCGAACTGTCGTTGCGGGAAGGCGTGCCCCTGCTCCATGAAACGCACCGCGGCCGCGCCCTCTTCACCGCGCCCCATTGCCTCGCCTATCTCAAAGCCGTCCCCGGGCTGCGCTTGACGGCGGATTTCTCCCACCTGCTTTGCGTCCACGAGAGCAACCTCTCCGACCAACCGGAAGCGGTGGATGCCATCATCGCCGCCTCCGATCACATCCACGCCCGGGTCGGCTTTTGCGAGGGTCCTCAGCTCTCTGATCCGCGCAATCCCGCCTACCGGGACTGGGTGGACTTGAGCGTCGGCTTCTGGACCCGCATCCGCGAGCGCATGGCCGCCGAGGGCCGCGAGTTCATGACAGTGACCCCGGAGTTCGGGCCAGCCCTCTACGCGCCTCTCGAGGGTCTCTCTGACCAACCCTCAGCCGACCCGTGGCAAAGCAACCACTGGATGCGGGAGGAGTTGAACCGCCGATGGTCTTAA
- a CDS encoding phytanoyl-CoA dioxygenase family protein: MNPRLTPQKVAKYKTDGYLVINEPVLKPDRFEALKACFEKILSNLPSNERPESMDVPHFMHPELLKWALDDDILALVEPIIGPDIALFSTHFICKPKGNGKRVPWHEDSAYWKGLVEPMEVVTVWLAIDPSTKVNGCMKVIPRTHVEGRKGFSDYDAVDTATSVFGTEIKKEQRDDARQVYVEIQANECSLHDARIMHGSEPNTSQIRRCGWTLRFASTACKFNEEKFAGAHQVYLAKGRDLGGNRYADPTRAYPEVMAARGATTRYKNAH; this comes from the coding sequence ATGAATCCCAGACTGACTCCGCAAAAGGTGGCTAAATACAAAACCGATGGCTACCTCGTAATCAACGAACCGGTTCTCAAGCCGGACAGATTCGAAGCTCTCAAGGCGTGCTTCGAGAAAATCCTCAGCAATCTGCCCTCCAACGAGCGCCCGGAATCCATGGACGTTCCCCACTTCATGCACCCGGAGCTGCTCAAGTGGGCGCTGGATGATGATATACTGGCGCTGGTTGAACCGATCATCGGTCCAGACATTGCTCTCTTCTCCACCCACTTCATCTGCAAGCCGAAGGGCAACGGCAAGCGCGTCCCCTGGCACGAGGACTCGGCTTACTGGAAAGGCCTGGTCGAGCCGATGGAGGTGGTGACCGTCTGGCTGGCGATCGATCCCTCCACCAAGGTCAACGGCTGCATGAAGGTCATTCCCCGCACCCATGTCGAGGGGCGCAAGGGCTTCTCCGATTATGATGCGGTGGACACCGCCACCAGCGTGTTCGGCACCGAGATCAAGAAGGAGCAGCGCGATGACGCGCGTCAGGTTTACGTGGAGATTCAGGCCAATGAGTGCTCGCTCCATGATGCGCGCATCATGCACGGCAGCGAGCCGAACACCTCGCAGATCCGCCGCTGCGGCTGGACTCTGCGTTTCGCCAGCACCGCTTGTAAGTTCAACGAGGAAAAGTTCGCCGGCGCCCATCAGGTTTATCTGGCCAAAGGCCGCGACCTGGGCGGCAACCGCTACGCCGATCCGACCCGCGCTTATCCCGAGGTGATGGCCGCGCGCGGCGCCACGACCCGCTACAAGAACGCCCACTAA
- a CDS encoding AraC family transcriptional regulator, translated as MKTLLFENLETRAHRPHVATTRVLSQQVSLRHTHDFFEVFLIVAGSGTHHINRIKVEVSVGHLAVIRPEDCHHFSCRAGEELAILNVAMESDWWSQFHQLMGLSVPANWFRSGTPAGHVRLSSKNLRDLRKVFEQLAGRDKRPPSDVIDAVLQVIASFRAQDESLAPSPPPWLEQWRSELLDAGETVSESLAFWQKRSGRSPEHLARSCRAFYHCTPTDIVNQARIERAKTLLSSTDDKVILIGFACGFGNLANFYRNFLARSGMTPKAWRRQGSATVPLGED; from the coding sequence ATGAAAACGCTTCTCTTTGAAAACCTGGAAACTCGGGCCCACCGGCCGCATGTCGCGACCACACGCGTGCTCTCGCAGCAGGTCTCGCTTCGCCACACCCACGACTTTTTTGAGGTCTTTCTGATCGTGGCCGGCTCCGGCACGCATCACATCAACCGCATTAAAGTGGAGGTATCGGTTGGGCACTTGGCCGTCATCCGTCCGGAGGATTGCCATCATTTCTCCTGTCGGGCCGGGGAGGAACTTGCGATCCTCAACGTCGCCATGGAATCCGACTGGTGGAGTCAATTTCATCAGTTGATGGGCTTATCGGTTCCCGCCAACTGGTTCCGCAGTGGAACTCCGGCGGGACATGTCCGGCTCAGTTCGAAGAATCTCCGGGACCTTCGGAAGGTTTTCGAGCAACTCGCTGGACGCGATAAGCGCCCGCCTTCCGATGTGATCGACGCCGTCCTTCAGGTTATCGCCTCATTCCGCGCACAGGATGAGTCACTCGCACCCTCACCACCGCCCTGGCTCGAACAGTGGCGAAGCGAACTGCTGGATGCCGGGGAGACGGTTTCCGAGTCGCTGGCCTTTTGGCAGAAACGCAGCGGGCGCAGCCCGGAACATCTCGCCAGAAGTTGCCGTGCGTTCTACCACTGCACGCCAACAGATATCGTCAACCAAGCCCGAATCGAACGGGCGAAAACGCTGCTCAGCTCGACCGACGACAAAGTCATCTTGATCGGCTTCGCTTGCGGGTTTGGAAACCTCGCCAACTTTTATCGGAACTTCCTCGCCCGCTCCGGCATGACACCCAAAGCATGGCGTCGGCAAGGGTCGGCCACCGTCCCTCTTGGCGAGGATTAG
- a CDS encoding PEP-CTERM sorting domain-containing protein (PEP-CTERM proteins occur, often in large numbers, in the proteomes of bacteria that also encode an exosortase, a predicted intramembrane cysteine proteinase. The presence of a PEP-CTERM domain at a protein's C-terminus predicts cleavage within the sorting domain, followed by covalent anchoring to some some component of the (usually Gram-negative) cell surface. Many PEP-CTERM proteins exhibit an unusual sequence composition that includes large numbers of potential glycosylation sites. Expression of one such protein has been shown restore the ability of a bacterium to form floc, a type of biofilm.): MKSPKYLPIGILAIAIVQSSFAAVITGPTLVTGPNAIDPLARVVETLTPTNVTSQSVIENTDGFGTVQTFTGFGNGTNIIDFSAGKPDVKFSFSGDTSPTTGSNLANPNFATSGSNSVRFESTANTSATAKTFTATMTFGDWDGTSFTDAASGSLVAPNTVAFTFAGLGSRMHMLATITATFKGLSGETLSTQTLTDLAIVNNSSVSAGYFGYQGEQVGSVGLTFTTKASIFSATPTVGIDDFGFGTTTSPIPEPSSYALLAGGLMLGMTLVRRRRAGSASVQA; encoded by the coding sequence ATGAAAAGCCCTAAATATTTACCAATAGGAATTTTAGCAATCGCGATCGTCCAGTCTTCGTTCGCCGCCGTCATCACCGGTCCTACCCTCGTCACCGGGCCAAATGCGATCGATCCTTTGGCGCGCGTCGTCGAGACTCTCACTCCCACTAACGTGACCTCTCAGTCAGTTATCGAGAACACGGATGGATTCGGAACGGTGCAGACGTTTACTGGTTTTGGCAACGGAACCAACATCATCGACTTCTCGGCCGGCAAGCCCGACGTGAAGTTTTCTTTCTCTGGCGATACTTCGCCGACTACGGGATCCAACTTAGCTAATCCTAATTTCGCCACCTCGGGCAGCAACTCCGTGCGGTTTGAATCCACCGCCAATACCAGTGCCACGGCCAAAACCTTTACGGCCACGATGACCTTTGGCGATTGGGATGGAACAAGCTTCACCGATGCCGCTTCGGGCTCTCTCGTCGCACCTAATACCGTGGCATTCACTTTCGCAGGTCTAGGAAGCCGCATGCATATGCTCGCTACAATTACTGCGACTTTCAAGGGTCTCTCGGGCGAAACGCTCAGCACCCAAACATTGACCGACCTTGCTATTGTTAATAACTCGAGCGTCAGCGCCGGTTACTTTGGCTATCAAGGAGAGCAGGTTGGCAGCGTGGGCCTGACCTTTACGACCAAGGCGTCCATTTTCTCCGCCACTCCCACTGTCGGTATCGACGACTTCGGTTTCGGCACCACCACCTCCCCTATCCCCGAGCCCTCGAGCTATGCGCTCTTAGCCGGCGGCCTGATGCTGGGGATGACTTTAGTCAGGCGCCGCCGGGCGGGTTCGGCTTCAGTTCAGGCCTAG
- a CDS encoding autotransporter outer membrane beta-barrel domain-containing protein: protein MPTLGAVHAVITGSTVTGKFDDYTFAPGDNAAGITWLPEYTATAVNLYAVPSNYATAVPGLNANQTQVGAALQSLRNSGLKFELDQRTTMDDRATLFNGLKTQTAAGLRTAYDQLTPEKLTALAATTFQSASILNSSLQQRSAELRRYGSASISLNGVATPAAAEDYSVQTVIEDGVSYQIAKAKPKKRFGYFASATGAFAAVDGSSDRLGSFSQTGAATAGVDYALNPNQSVGLVVSQALADTDFSSNSGTARTTTSRVGVFHDYHNAGFFVNTSVSAGLSAYDSKRKIAFLNQTASGETQGFSYGGQLATGYDFKVGGFIVGPTASVAYDHAHINGFEETGSAADLRVRRQNADSFITKFGVHVSRPFVANKIGWIPDLSLSASRQSFNPNRITARLAAGGEAFRVNPQAGGSEYINPGASLSALLPNGWTVRLSYDAILNPQYSEHRVNLSLNAGF, encoded by the coding sequence GTGCCGACCCTCGGCGCCGTCCACGCCGTGATCACCGGCAGCACGGTGACAGGCAAATTCGACGACTACACGTTCGCCCCCGGCGACAATGCCGCCGGCATCACCTGGCTGCCCGAATACACCGCCACCGCCGTTAACCTCTACGCCGTCCCGTCCAACTACGCGACCGCAGTGCCCGGCCTCAACGCCAACCAAACCCAAGTCGGCGCGGCGCTCCAATCCCTGCGTAACTCCGGCCTCAAGTTTGAGCTCGACCAGCGCACCACCATGGACGACCGCGCCACCCTGTTTAACGGCCTGAAAACCCAAACCGCCGCCGGCCTGCGCACGGCCTACGACCAGCTCACCCCGGAAAAACTCACCGCCTTGGCTGCTACCACCTTCCAGTCCGCCTCGATCCTCAATTCCAGCCTGCAACAGCGCAGTGCGGAATTGCGCCGCTACGGGTCGGCGTCGATCAGCCTTAACGGCGTGGCCACCCCCGCCGCCGCGGAAGATTACAGCGTGCAAACGGTCATTGAAGACGGGGTGAGTTATCAAATCGCCAAGGCTAAGCCGAAAAAACGCTTCGGTTATTTTGCCTCGGCTACCGGTGCCTTTGCCGCAGTCGATGGTTCCTCAGACCGCCTCGGCTCTTTTTCGCAGACGGGGGCGGCCACCGCCGGAGTCGATTACGCGCTCAACCCCAACCAGTCGGTCGGGCTGGTGGTCAGCCAGGCGCTGGCCGACACGGATTTCTCCTCCAATAGCGGCACTGCCCGCACCACGACGAGCCGGGTTGGGGTGTTTCACGATTACCATAACGCGGGCTTCTTTGTGAATACCTCGGTGTCGGCCGGGCTTTCGGCCTATGACAGTAAGCGTAAAATCGCCTTTTTAAATCAAACCGCCAGCGGTGAAACGCAGGGCTTCAGTTACGGCGGCCAGTTGGCCACCGGCTATGATTTTAAGGTGGGCGGTTTTATTGTGGGACCGACTGCCTCGGTGGCCTATGACCATGCGCACATCAACGGCTTCGAGGAAACCGGCTCCGCCGCCGATTTGCGCGTTAGGCGTCAGAATGCGGATTCATTCATCACGAAGTTCGGGGTTCATGTGAGCCGACCCTTTGTTGCCAATAAAATCGGGTGGATTCCCGATTTGAGTCTGAGCGCAAGTCGCCAGTCGTTTAACCCCAATCGTATCACCGCGCGCCTGGCCGCCGGTGGAGAAGCGTTCAGGGTTAACCCGCAGGCTGGAGGCAGTGAGTATATTAACCCCGGCGCGAGTTTGTCGGCGCTGTTGCCCAACGGTTGGACGGTGCGCTTGAGCTACGACGCGATCCTCAATCCGCAATACTCCGAACACCGGGTGAACTTGAGCCTTAACGCAGGGTTTTAG